Genomic segment of Bacillota bacterium:
AAGAATCTCTTGTGCCATGGTAACATAATAGCAACAGAAGGAGATACCATGACACGAAGGCGCTTTTATTTAAGCAGATTGGAGAAAATACAATGTTTACTTCCGCTCTTAGAGCTTACTTAACACGAAGCTTTAAGCCTTTTCGATTTAAGGGCAAATATACCGAATCACTTATCTTTACACAATCCGACGATTTAGGTTTATATGTGCATATTCCTTTTTGCCGTTCCCTGTGCAGCTTTTGTCCATACTGTAAAGTTATTCATGAACCAAAACTTGCTCAAAAATATGTGCAGGCCTTACTTAATGAAATAGCCTTGGTAGGTAAATCCTTAAAAACGAAAAGGACTACTACGAGCCTTTATTTTGGCGGCGGAACTCCTGCACTACTTACAGATGATCTGAAGAGTATTATAGGTAAGCTCAAGGAATATTTTATTATCACTAAGGGAATTGGCATCGAGTTACATCCTGACGATATTACAGAAGAAAACCTAAAAAAATTAAAAAATGCAGGAATATCAATGGTCAGCTTAGGAATACAGTCTTTTGACCAGAACTGTTTAAGTAAATTAGGACGCAAGAGGCGGGATTTTACTCAGAAGCTGGAATTAGTAAGACAAGCCGGCTTCGATGTGGTGGATGTGGATTTAATTTTTGCAATTCCTGGACAAACAGACAAAACCTTAGTAGAGGATGTTGACACTGCTTTTCGATATGGAGCAACTCAGGTTTCCACCTACCCATTTATAGATTTTACTTTTGCTGATAATCAA
This window contains:
- a CDS encoding radical SAM protein produces the protein MFTSALRAYLTRSFKPFRFKGKYTESLIFTQSDDLGLYVHIPFCRSLCSFCPYCKVIHEPKLAQKYVQALLNEIALVGKSLKTKRTTTSLYFGGGTPALLTDDLKSIIGKLKEYFIITKGIGIELHPDDITEENLKKLKNAGISMVSLGIQSFDQNCLSKLGRKRRDFTQKLELVRQAGFDVVDVDLIFAIPGQTDKTLVEDVDTAFRYGATQVSTYPFIDFTFADNQYKPLPERNKKQMLQSLAAHCRNTGKERTSVWTFANPGTEKYSSITRDNFLGFGVSAATLLQDSFKINTFSIEAYIERIESEKLPTSLTLDFTKRQRGVYFLFWNAYSMNISPDQFEVIVGVPLRKMFGFELLVLEKMGLIYREKGQYRLTDKAAYYYHYIEQAYTTAYIDKMWNISRKVPFPEEIVLR